Proteins from a genomic interval of Trifolium pratense cultivar HEN17-A07 linkage group LG6, ARS_RC_1.1, whole genome shotgun sequence:
- the LOC123891374 gene encoding putative calcium-binding protein CML19, translated as MDKLSQYERVFKRFDENGDGKISPDELRQCVEAIGDEKLSAKDVEAAVTTLDSDGDGLLGFDDFVKFVEGVKEEDKVNDLKEAFKLYDMDGSGCITPRSLKRMLSKLGDSRSIDDCQLMISKFDLDGDGKISFDEFKVMML; from the coding sequence ATGGACAAGCTAAGTCAATATGAACGTGTATTCAAACGGTTTGATGAAAATGGAGATGGCAAGATATCGCCGGATGAGCTACGGCAATGCGTTGAGGCTATCGGTGATGAGAAGTTATCGGCGAAGGATGTAGAGGCGGCGGTAACAACTTTGGATTCGGACGGAGATGGATTGTTGGGGTTTGATGATTTTGTGAAGTTTGTGGAAGGAGTAAAAGAGGAAGATAAAGTGAATGACTTGAAAGAGGCTTTTAAGTTGTATGATATGGATGGAAGTGGTTGCATCACACCAAGGAGTCTTAAGAGAATGCTTAGTAAGTTAGGTGATTCAAGAAGTATAGATGATTGTCAACTTATGATCTCTAAGTTTGATCTTGATGGGGATGGGAAAATCAGTTTTGATGAATTTAAGGTAATGATGTTGTAA
- the LOC123891373 gene encoding protein LYK2, with amino-acid sequence MGTVEMMITFHMKTLVFFLCLFLSSFGENLLTCETTSPHDSIYHCNENESQNHHCETFALFFTNSHYSSLSNLTLYLGLNKFIIAETNGFSAETEFLPYNHPLLVPIDCKCKKSGFFQAELTKTTIKGENFYDISQSLEGLTTCKGIKDSNIGVSPWNLDSKLKLIVPLKCACPFSSFVIPKPKFLLSYPLSQNDTISNLALKFNISKEAIVSANNFSSSSSSSEEEILRTRSLEPFTSILIPLNEKPFLFLDPLAKPRQPNSDFPRTNNISINSPHKKSRMRKSEVYIGLIGVAIGVFFALVVAFFFMWLKQKKVEENSCKERDLELQHLNLSVRTTSDKKVSFEGSQDTLESKIIDATTPRKMLLETYTIEDLRKATEDFSSNCHIDGSVFHGCLNGKNLAIKRIKTEMVSKLNLGLFHDANHHHPNIINLLGTSISEGSSDSESFLVFEYAKNGSLKDWLHGGLAIKNQFIASCYCFLNWDQRLRICLDVASALDYMHNVMNPSYVHRNVKSRNIFLDEEFGAKIGNFGMASFVENETEDSRFYSTNYASWSIGYLAPEYVHQGIVSTSIDIFAYGVILLEILSGQTPISGSSDRGEGSVWLSDKIKTTFMSENNVNELLREWIDSALGDNYSFDAALEVANIARACVEEDCSLRPNAREIVEKISRLVEELPNEEHQILMSESSCKPLVEGLGSNM; translated from the coding sequence ATGGGCACAGTAGAAATGATGATTACATTCCACATGAAAACTTTGGTCTTTTTTCTTTGCCTCTTTCTCTCTTCATTTGGTGAAAACTTGTTAACTTGTGAGACAACATCACCACATGATTCTATCTACCATTGCAATGAAAATGAGTCACAAAATCATCATTGTGAAACATTTGCACTCTTTTTCACAAACTCTCACTATTCCTCTCTCTCAAACCTTACCTTATACTTAGGACTCAACAAGTTTATCATAGCAGAAACAAATGGTTTCTCTGCAGAAACTGAGTTTCTTCCATATAATCACCCTCTTCTTGTACCTATTGATTGCAAATGCaaaaaaagtggtttttttCAAGCTGAGTTAACAAAAACTACTATCAAAGGTGAAAACttttatgatatttctcaatcaCTTGAAGGCTTAACAACTTGCAAAGGTATCAAAGATAGCAACATTGGTGTCTCACCTTGGAACCTTGATTCTAAACTCAAATTGATTGTTCCTTTGAAATGTGCTtgccctttttcttcttttgttataccaaaaccaaaatttcttctttcttatccTCTAAGTCAAAATGATACAATTTCAAATTTGGCCTTAAAGTTCAATATTTCAAAGGAAGCTATTGTTAGTGCCAATAacttttcatcatcatcatcatcatcagaagaGGAAATTCTTAGAACAAGAAGCTTAGAACCATTTACCTCTATTCTAATTCCATTGAATGagaaaccttttctttttcttgatcCCTTAGCTAAGCCAAGACAACCCAATTCAGATTTTCCAAGAACAAACAATATTTCAATAAATAGTCCACACAAGAAATCAAGAATGAGAAAGAGTGAGGTTTATATTGGCCTAATTGGTGTTGCAATCGGTGTTTTCTTTGCTTTAGTTGTTGCTTTTTTCTTTATGTGGTTGAAGCAAAAGAAGGTGGAAGAAAATTCATGCAAAGAAAGAGATTTGGAGCTACAACATCTAAATCTAAGTGTGAGAACTACAAGTGATAAGAAAGTTTCATTTGAAGGGTCACAAGATACACTTGAGAGTAAAATCATCGATGCAACGACTCCGCGTAAGATGTTGCTTGAGACATACACAATTGAAGATTTGAGAAAAGCAACTGAGGATTTCAGTTCAAATTGTCACATTGATGGATCAGTTTTTCACGGTTGtttaaatggaaaaaatttggcaatcaaaagaataaaaaccGAAATGGTGTCGAAATTAAATCTTGGCCTTTTTCATGATGcaaatcatcatcatccaaacatAATCAACCTCCTTGGAACAAGTATTTCAGAAGGGTCATCAGATTCAGAATCCTTTTTGGTTTTTGAGTATGCTAAAAATGGTTCATTGAAAGATTGGCTTCATGGTGGCTTGGCCATCAAGAATCAATTCATAGCTTCTTGCTATTGTTTCTTGAATTGGGATCAACGGCTTCGGATTTGTCTTGATGTGGCTAGTGCTTTGGATTACATGCACAATGTTATGAATCCAAGTTATGTGCATAGAAATGTGAAGAGTAGGAACATCTTTTTAGATGAAGAATTTGGTGCTAAGATAGGTAATTTTGGTATGGCAAGTTTTGTTGAGAATGAAACCGAGGATTCTCGATTTTATTCAACTAATTATGCTTCTTGGAGTATTGGTTATTTAGCACCTGAATATGTTCATCAAGGTATAGTTTCAACAAGCATTGATATATTTGCTTATGGTGTTATTTTGTTAGAAATTTTATCTGGTCAAACACCAATAAGTGGATCAAGTGATAGAGGTGAAGGAAGTGTTTGGCTTagtgataaaataaaaactacttttaTGTCAGAAAATAATGTGAATGAATTGTTAAGGGAATGGATTGATAGTGCATTAGGGGATAATTACTCATTTGATGCAGCTTTAGAAGTGGCTAATATTGCAAGAGCTTGTGTTGAGGAAGATTGTTCTTTGAGGCCTAATGCAAGAGAGATTGTTGAGAAGATTTCAAGATTGGTGGAGGAATTACCAAATGAGGAACATCAAATTTTGATGAGTGAAAGCTCTTGCAAACCTCTTGTGGAAGGACTAGGAAGCAATATGTGA
- the LOC123891375 gene encoding ribulose-phosphate 3-epimerase, cytoplasmic isoform has protein sequence MGVTPKIAPSMLSSDFANLASEAHRMINYGADWLHMDIMDGHFVPNLTMGAPIIESLRKHTKAYLDCHLMVTNPLDYVEPLGKAGASGFTFHIETSKDNWKELIQNIKSHGMKPGVAIKPGTSVEEVYPLVESENPVQMVLVMTVEPGFGGQKFMPEMMDKVRKLRQKYPSLDIEVDGGLGPSTIDAAASAGANCIVAGSSVFGAPEPDQVISLLRHSVEKSQ, from the exons ATGGGAGTGACACCTAAAATTGCTCCTTCGATGCTATCATCGGATTTCGCTAATTTGGCTTCCGAAGCGCATCGTATGATCAACTACGGCGCTGATTGGCTTCACATGGACATCATG GATGG GCATTTTGTCCCTAATTTAACTATGGGCGCTCCAATCATTGAAAGTTTGAGAAAGCACACAAA GGCATATCTGGACTGTCACCTGATGGTTACAAATCCTCTTGACTATGTTGAACCTTTGGGAAAAGCTGGTGCTTCCGGTTTTACATTTCATATAGAGACATCAAAAG ACAACTGGAAAGaacttatccaaaatattaagTCACACGGCATGAAGCCTGGTGTAGCGATTAAGCCTGGGACATCAGTTGAAGAGGTTTATCCTCTG GTTGAATCTGAAAATCCTGTGCAAATGGTTCTTGTCATGACTGTAGAACCTGGATTTGGAGGACAAAAATTTATGCCAGAGATGATGGACAAG GTACGGAAACTGAGGCAGAAGTATCCGTCACTTGACATAGAG GTTGATGGTGGTTTAGGACCTTCAACCATAGACGCAGCTGCATCAGCGGGAGCAAATTGCATTGTTGCTGGAAGTTCGGTATTTGGAGCCCCTGAGCCAGATCAAGTAATATCATTACTGAGGCATTCTGTCGAGAAATCACAGTAA
- the LOC123891376 gene encoding uncharacterized protein At3g27210, with the protein MGSCNSVHRNSICSKTVDKLVILPSPIKDKPKNDNFMIHDVAVKSQLSPSQSTNTFNVSKEEAFFDSKGWLDSDCEDDFYSVNGEFTPSRGNTPVHHTFATPAINKTPSGHVVPEPSPRKKNLLELFKESVRENQNGEVGKTYSDQEKQVKPITIHDLTKSAQSTPYISGGNSACSSIERTMKDENESVKLKPVQCCLPSLASYRSFSERRRNTSRAIAANGKV; encoded by the exons ATGGGTTCTTGTAATTCTGTTCATAGAAACTCTATATGTTCTAAAACTGTTGATAAGCTTGTGATTCTTCCATCACCCATTAAAGACAAACCCAAAAATGATAACTTTATGATCCATGATGTTGCTGTTAAGTCTCAGTTATCACCTTCTCAATCAACCAACACCTTCAATG TTAGCAAAGAGGAAGCATTTTTTGATTCCAAGGGCTGGTTAGACTCTGATTGTGAAGACGATTTCTATAGTGTCAATGGTG AGTTTACTCCATCTCGTGGCAACACTCCAGTGCATCACACTTTCGCGACCCCTGCAATCAACAAAACGCCTTCTGGGCATGTAGTTCCTGAACCATCTCCAAGAAAAAAGAATTTGTTGGAACTTTTTAAAGAAAGTGTCAGAGAAAACCAAAATGGCGAAGTTGGAAAAACTTATAGCGATCAAGAGAAACAAGTTAAACCAATTACTATACACGATCTTACTAAATCTGCACAAAGTACTCCTTATATCTCAGGTGGTAACTCTGCATGTAGTAGTATTGAAAGAACCATGAAGGATGAAAACGAATCGGTTAAACTTAAACCTGTGCAATGTTGCCTTCCAAGCTTGGCTTCATATCGTAGCTTTAGTG